The following nucleotide sequence is from Saccharothrix texasensis.
GGACCAGGCTGGGAACCATCACCCCGAGACCGTCAGGAGAGCGAGATGTCGCAGCAGCCGGAGAACACCGCGCCGGACCTGTCCTTGGTCGACGCCTACTGGCGGGCGGCCAACTACCTGTCGGCGGGTCAGATCTACCTGCTGGACAACCCCCTGCTCGACGAGCCGCTCACCCCGGAGCACATCAAGCCCCGGCTGTTGGGGCACTGGGGGACCACGCCGGGCCTGAACTTCCTGTACGCCCACCTCAACCGGGTGATCAACGCGCGCTCGCAGGACGTGCTGTTCGTGACCGGTCCGGGGCACGGCGGTCCGGCGCTGCTGGCCAACACCTGGTTGGAGGGCAGCTACACCGACACTCACCCGAACGTGCAACGTGACGGCGAGGGCATGCGCAAGCTGTTCCGCCAGTTCTCCTTCCCGGGCGGTGTGCCCAGCCACGTGGCGCCCGAGGTACCCGGGTCCATCCACGAGGGCGGCGAGCTGGGCTACTCGCTGGCGCACGCGTTCGGCGCCGCGTTCGACAACCCGGACCTGATCGTGGCGTGCGTCGTCGGCGACGGTGAGGCCGAGACCGGTCCGCTGGCCGCGAGCTGGCACGGCAACAAGTTCCTCGACCCGGCCAACGACGGCGCGGTGCTCCCGATCCTGCACCTGAACGGCTACAAGATCGCCAACCCGACCATCCTGGCCCGCATCCCGCACGAGGAGCTGGACTCGTTGCTGCGCGGCTACGGTTACGCGCCGTTCTACGTGGAAGGCGACGACTCGGCGGTGCTGCACCCACGCATGGCCGAGGTCTTCGACGAGGTGTTCGACGACATCCACCGAATCCAGGAGACGGCCCGCGCCGGGGACACCGAGCGCCCGCGTTGGCCGATGATCGTGCTGCGCACGCCGAAGGGCTGGACGGGTCCGGCCGAGGTGGACGGTGTGCCGGTGGAGGGCACGTGGCGCGCGCACCAGGTCCCCCTCGGCGGTGTGCGCGACAACCCCGACCACCTCCGGCAGCTGGAAGCGTGGCTGCGGTCCTACCGACCGGAGGAGCTGTTCGACATCGACGGCCGCCCGCGCCCGGAACTGCTGGCCCTCGCGCCTCGCGGTGAGATGCGCATGGGTGCCCTCCCACACGCCAACGGCGGTCTGCTGCTGCGCGAACTGCGCATGCCCGGCACCACCCCGTACTCGGTCGAGGTGACCAAGCACGGCACCACCACTTCGGAGCCGACCCGCGCGCTGGGCCGGATGCTGCGCGACGTCATGACCCTCAACGCGACCGAGAAGAACTTCCGCGTGTTCGGCCCGGACGAGACCGCGTCCAACCGGTTGGACGCCGTGTTCGAGGTGACCGCGAAGCAGTGGCTGGCCGAGAAGCTGCCCACCGACGAGCACCTGGAGACCAACGGCCGGGTGGTGGAGGTGCTGTCGGAGCACCTGTGCCAGGGCTTCCTGGAGGGCTACCTGCTGACCGGGCGGCACGGGCTGTTCAACTGCTACGAGGCGTTCACCCACATCATCGACTCGATGTTCAACCAGCACGCCAAGTGGCTCAAGACCCACCGCGAGATCGACTGGCGACGTCCGGTCGCGTCGTTGAACTACCTGCTGTCGTCGCACGTGTGGCGCCAGGACCACAACGGCTTCTCCCACCAGGACCCCGGCTTCATCGACCACGTGATGAACAAGAAGGCCGAGGTCGTCCGCGTCTACCTGCCCGCCGACACCAACACCCTGCTCTCGGTGGCCGACCACTGCCTGCGCAGCCGCGACTACGTCAACGTCATCCTCTCGGGCAAGAACCTCACCCCCGACTGGCTCAGCCCGGAGGAAGCCGCGCTGCACTGCGCGCGCGGCGCGGGCATCTGGGAGTGGGCCGGCACGGACGACGGGCCGACCGAGCCGGACGTGGTGCTGGCCTGCGCCGGTGACGCGCCGACGTTGGAGATCATGGCCGCCACCGCGCTGCTGCGCGAGCACCTGCCCGAGTTGCGCGTTCGCGTGGTCAACGTAGTGGACCTGATGCGGTTGCAGCCCGAGACCGAACACCCGCACGGCATGCCCGACCACGAGTTCGACGCCCTGTTCACCCCCGACAAGCCGGTGCTGTTCGCCTACCACGGCTATCCGTGGCTGATCCACCGCCTGACCTACCGCCGCACCAACCACCACAACATCCACGTCCGCGGCTACAAGGAAGAAGGCACGACCACCACGCCGTTCGACATGCTCGTGCTCAACGACATGGACCGCTACCGGCTCGTCATCGACGTGATCGACCGCGTCCCCGGTCTGGGCGTCAAGGCGGCCGGGCTGCGCCAGCGGATGCAGGACCAGCGCACCCGCCACCACGCCTACATCCGCGAGCACGGCGAGGACCTGCCCGAGATCCGCGACTGGACCTGGCCGTACTGATGAACGTGCTGGTCGTCAACGCGGGCTCGTCGAGCCTGAAGCTGTCGGTGCTGGGCGAGGACGACACCGTCCTCGCCCAGCACCACGTCGAACGGTGGGACGGCACACCGAACCTCGACCTGGACCTGCCGCCCGTGGACGCCGTCGGCCACCGCGTCGTGCACGGCGGCACCCGGTTCACCGACCCGGTCGTCATCACCCCCGACGTGCGCCGGGAGATCGCCGCCCTGACCGATCTGGCGCCGCTGCACCAGCCCAAGGCCCTCGCGGGCATCGACGCGGCCCGGGTGCTGTTCCCCGACGTGCCGCACGTGGCGTGCTTCGACACCGCGTTCCACCGCACCCTGCCCGCGGCCGCGTCGACCTACGCGTTGCCGGGGGAGTGGCGCGAACGCTGGGACCTGCGGCGTTACGGCTTCCACGGCCTGTCCCACGCCTACGTCTCCCGCCGGGCGGTCGAGCTGGCGGGTAGTGGCCCGCGCGTGGTGACCTGTCATCTCGGCGCGGGCTGTTCGCTGGCCGCGGTGCGGGACGGCCGCTCCGTTGACACGACGATGGGCTTCACCCCGCTGGCCGGTCTGCCCATGGCCACCCGCAGCGGCGATCTCGACCCCGGCCTGCTGCTGCACCTGCTCGACCACCTCACCCCCGACGAACTCGCCGACGGCCTGGCGCACCACTCCGGGCTGCTTGGTCTGGCCGGCCACGCCGACCTCCGCGACGTGCACACCTCGGCGGCCACCGGCGACGCGAACGCCCGCTTGGCGCTCGATGTCTTCACCCATCGCCTGCGCCAGGGCATCGCCGCCATGACGGCGTCGCTCGGCGGCCTGGACCTGCTGGTCTTCACCGGCGGCATCGGCGAGCACGACGCCGAACTGCGCGCCCGAGCGGTGAACGGCCTGACGTTCCTGGGACTTGCCCTCGATCGCGAGGCCAACTCCACCGCGTCAGGTGACGCCCGGATCAGCCCGGAGACGTCCCGGACGCCGATCTGGGTGGTGACCGCCCGCGAGGAGGTCGAGATCGCGGCCGGCGCGCGGACCGCGTCGGGCTCAGTCTCGGCGTTGTAGAGTTGAAGAAGTTTTCAAGTCTGCAACTCGCCGGAGGCCGACATGCCACTCCCGCTGCACCAGGCCAAGGCCGAGTTCTTCCGGATGCTCGGACATCCGGTGCGCATCAGGGTGCTCGAACTGCTCCAGGACGGCCCGAAACCGGTGCGCGAACTGTTGGCCGACATCGGGATCGAGGCGTCCAGCCTCTCGGCCCAGCTGGCGGTGCTGCGCCGTTCGGGGATGGTCACGGCGACCCGTGACGGCACGACCGTGGTGTACGCGCTGACCAGCGACGACGTGGCGGAGCTGCTCCGCGTCGCGCGCAAGGTCCTCACCGGCCTGCTGGCCGGTCGGAACGAGCTGCTGGCGATGCTGCGAGAGGAGGAGCGGGCGTGACGACGTTCCTGCCGGCCAGGGCTGATTGGAGCGGCGCGACCCGCCGGGACCTGGTGGCCGGGGTGACGGTGGCGATCGTGGCCCTGCCGCTCGCACTCGGCTTCGGCGTCGCCTCCGGGCTCGGCGCGGCGTCCGGCCTGGTCACGGCCGTCGTCGCGGGTGCGCTGGCCGCGGTGTTCGGCGGCTCCAGCCTCCAGGTGTCCGGACCCACCGGCGCGATGACGGTGGTGCTGGTGCCGATCGTCGCGCGCTACGGCGTGGACGGCGTGCTCACGGTCGGTCTGCTGGCAGGGGTCCTGCTGGTGCTGCTCGCGGTGGCCCGCGCGGGTCGCTACATGCGGTACGTGCCCGTGCCGGTGGTGGAGGGTTTCACGATCGGCATCGCGGCGGTGATCGCGTTGCAGCAGGCGCCCGCTGCCCTGGGGGTGCCCACGCCCGGCGAGGACCACGTGGTGCTCGCGGCCGTGGCGGCTGTCGGGAACTTCGTCGCGGCCCCGCATTGGGAGGCCGTCGCCTTGGCGGGCGGGGTGGCTGCGGTGATGCTGATCGGGGCTCGGTGGCGTCCCGGTGTGCCGTTCTCGTTGCCGGCCGTCGTGGTGGCGACCGTCCTCGCGCAGTGGGCGGCGCTGCCCGTGACCACGATCGGGGCGCTGCCGAGAGTGCTGCCCGCGCCGTCGCTGGGGTTCCTGGACTTCGGCGCGCTGTGGTCGCTGCTGCCGTCGGCGGTGGCCGTGGCGGCGCTCGCCGCGCTGGAGAGCCTGCTGTCGGCCGCGGTCGCCGACGGGATGAGCGTCAACCAACGGCACGACCCGGACCGGGAGCTGTTCGGGCAGGGCCTGGCGAACCTGGTCGCGCCGCTGTTCGGCGGTGTGCCCGCCACTGCGGCCATCGCCCGCACCGCGGTCAACGTCCGCTCCGGCGCGACCTCCCGGCTCGCCGCCCTCACCCACGCCGTCGTGCTCCTCCTGATCGTTCTGGTCGCCGCGCCGTGGGTGGCCGGAGTTCCGCTCGCGGTGCTCGCCGGCGTGCTGCTGGCCACGGCCGTCCGGATGATCGAGGTCGGCTCGGTGAGGGCACTGGCCCGAGCCGGCCGTCCGGACGCCGCAGTGCTCGCGTTGACCGCCGTGGCGACGCTGGCGCTGGACCTCGTCACCGCCGTCATCGTCGGCCTCGTGCTCGCCGGCGTGTTCGCCCTGCGCGCGGTGTCGCGTACCGCACGGCTGGAGGAGGTGCCCCTGGAACCGGGCGACCACCGCGAGGAGGAACGAGCGCTGCTCGCGCAGCACATCGTCGCCTACCGCCTCGACGGCCCGCTGCTGTTCGCCGCCGCCCACCGCTTCCTGCTGGAACTGACCGAGATCGCCCCGGTGGCGGTGGTGATCCTGCGGATGTCACGGCTGTCCGCCGTCGACGCCACCGGCGTGCAGGTCCTGCGCGACGCCGTGCGGCGCCTGGAACACCGCGGCGTCACGGTCCTGGTCTCCGGCGTGCGCGACGAACACCGGCGTGCCCTGGGCACAGTGGACCTGCGCGTGTTCGACCACACACCCGACGCCATCGCCCACGCCCGCAGCCTCCTGCGTGAACGCAACGTCCTGCCCTGACCGCCCCGGTTGTGGACGGACTCGCAGGCGGTGGGCGGGTCGACGTCGTGGAGGCCGGGGAGGCGCCGGACGTGCTGCCCGAGGACGTCGCCGAGGTCAAGGTGGGCCGGTTGCCGGGCTCGGCCGCCAAGGCGACGTGACGTGCTTGGTCGTGCGGGGTCACCCGGCCCCGACGACTGGCATCGCGGCAGACCACCGGCGGCACCGCTACGAGCGGTGAACGGTCGGTGGTCTTGCCGCGTGCGGGCTTCCTGCATGTGGTCCGGGTGCGGCACCTCGACCTTCAGGCCTTCGTGCACAGGCAAACCGTCCCAACCCCTCGCGCCCGCGTCGACAACCTCGACGAGGTCATGGTGACCGACGTGGGCACGGTCGCCCGCACGCACACGAGGCCAGTGGCTGACGGACGCACTCCGCCTGGAGCGGTCCGGGGCCGTGCCGCCCGTCCGATCGGCGGCCGGTGTGTCACTCGGGCACTGTGCTGTAGGTGATGTCGGCGTTCGTGTAGTCGAACTGGGCGTACGCGAACGGTCCGTCGGGCAGGTGCCAGACCGCTGTGCCGCGCCGGGGGCGCATGCGGCCCGCGACCAGGCACCAGCCGTCGACCGGGGTGGACCAGCGGGTCCTGACCAGACCCTCGGGCAGGTCGGCCCAGCGGTCCTCGGTGCTGAACTCGCGCGGTGCGCCCCGGTCGTCCACGGTGACGTGCGCGGTGACCGTGTTGTCGTGGTCGGTCACCGTGAGGCCGAAGGTGTGCTCGTCGATCGCGGTCCACTCGACAGGCAGGCGCAGCAGCATCGACGGCGCCAGCAGGACGGCGTCGTCGAGGAACGTCACCAGCTCTCCGAGGTCGAACTCACGGCCCTCGCCGTCGGCGACCGGGAACAGGCCCAGGGCGGTGGCGCGCATCCGACCGTGCCCGTTCTTGTAGAGGTCCTCCGCCCGCACCGGGACGACGTGGGCGAGCTTGAGGCGCATGCGGAAGTCGCGGGCCAGGCCGGTGGCGTTGTTGCGCTGCTCGCTGGTGCAGGCGATCCAGTCCCGGTTCGGGCGCGTGCGGAAGAAGCCGTGCGTGGTGGCGTGGAACGACACGTCGGCCGGACGTCCCAGCACTCGGGTGAACCTCAGGTAGCGCTGCGCCGGCTCCGGCAGGTCGGCGATGTCGTCCGCGGTGACCGGGCCGGCGTGAATCGTGCTCGTCATGAGTGGCACCTCCACCTCCGAGCCTGCTCGCCCCGCTGTCCGGGCCGCAGAGCCGAAGGCAATCGTCGGGAAGGGACTTCCGGCCGCGTCAGGCCGGTGAGCCGTTCGCGCTGTCGACCACGCCCGGCCGAACACCTCGTAGTGGACGCGGTCGGCCGGCACACCCGGCGCAGCAGACCGTTGCGCACGTGGCGCGTGAACGGCAGCGGGCCGCACACGTGGGCGGCAGGTCCTCGGGCAGCGGCACGGCGCCGACGTCGATCAGGCCAGGCCGCCCACCGTCGCCGTCCTCGTACCAGGTGAGCACATCGGCAGCGGCCCGCAGGGCGTGCCGGTCGGAGGGGCGCTCGGCGTGCGCCACCACCCGTCGGGTGGGGTCGGTGCGGGCGATGTGGTCGAGCAGGTGCTCGGCGAAGGCCACCACGGCGGAAGCCAGCGCGACGTGCTGCTGCCCGCCGGCCTGGTTGCTCTGGTTGAACAGGTCGAGCAACTCGGGGTGGGCGGCGAACATCGACGGGTGGAACACGTCGGTGATCTCGACGGCGTGGTCGCGCACGACGGGCAGCGTCGCGTGCACCACCTCGGCGAAAGCAGCGGACAGCACAGGACGTGTCCTCGGCGGGGTTCTCATCGAACTGAAGGAGTGGTGCGGGGGCGCGGTCCGGCAACGCATCGGTCACGACCACGACATCGCGTCACGCGGACGCGTCGGAGCGGGTGGACCAACGAGGTCCGCCCGCTCCTGCGTGCGTCACCGCAGCCAGGCGTGGTCGCGGATCACCGGCAGGGTCGCCCACCGGCGGCCGAGGCCCCAGGTGGCGCCCGCGCCGGTCAGGGCGACGGCGATCAGGGCGGCGGCGTAGATGATGTGGTAGTCGACGATCGGGTTGGTGGACATGCTGGGTTCTCCGGCCGAGGTGAACTGGGCCAGTGGCCATTCGGCGGCCCACATGAGCAGCATCACGAGGGTTCCGGCGATGGCGGCGGGGCGGAGGCCGATGCCGGCGATGACGGCGATGCCGATGGCGAGCAGACCGAGCATGAACAGCCAGTCGGCCCACCAGGCGCCGGCCATGGCGTGGAAGGTGGACTCGAAGGGGCCGACCGCGACCCGGCTGAGGAAGCCCTTGGTGGGCGAGCCGCCGTTGATCCAGGCGTTGGCGGCCTTGGTGGCGTAGCCGAGGCCGAAGGCCTTGTCGAGGAACGCCCACAGGAACACGAACCCAGTCGTGATCCGCAGGACCGCGAGCGCGATCGCACCGGCATCGGCGCGGACCGCCGTTGTGGCGGCCGCACGGGCCGTGGCCCTTGTCCTGGCACCGGAGTGGCTGACCGTTGTCATGGCTTCTCTCCTCTTGATCTCGTCTTCGACATGAGCTTCGCGCCGGCGGCGGCTGCGCGACGCGGGCGAAGGTCCCTGATCGACGGGGACGTCCGGCACCACGTGCGACTCCTGGCCGTCCCGGGTCGACGTCCGGCGCCACCAAGGCGTGCAGCAGCTCGACGAGCTGGACCACGAGGGCGATCGACACGGCGACGAGCACGATCTCGCTGACGAGTGGTCGGTCATGTCCGACGAGGAGTCGCCGGCGCACCTGCCGCGGATCGCCGCGACGGCCAGTCAGGTGGAGGCCGGGCTGCGGGAGCGCGTGCTCGAACTGCGCGCCCGTGGCATCACGTGGGTACGGGTCGGTGAGGCGCTGGGCATGACCCGCCAGTCCGCGTGGGAGCGCTTCAAGGGATGACGACGTTCTGGCAAGGTGATCACGTGACGACTGCCGGGGTGACCTCGGTCTGGCGCAACAGGGATTGCCGGCTGGTCTGGACCGGCCAAACTCGAACCCACTCCCGAAGCTTCGGGGTCGTCCCACAGGTCCGTCATTCCGAACCTGTTGCGGACGCTCCACTCGCTGGGCGCCGAGGACCAGGTCCGGTCGTTGTCCGTCCGACTCGCCGCCGGATTGGACTTCGGGCACCGCGGAACGGTGGCGGACATCGCGAAGGCGATGCGCGAGACGGGAAACCAGGAGGAGGCGACTCTCCTGGCGACACGTGCGGCGGACTCCGGCGAGTGGTCGTTGTACAGGGAGTTGGAACCCCGGCTCGCTGAGGTTTCCCCTTCGGACGTGACACCGACGGCGTGACGCCGACACCGCTGTGGGGTTGGGGCGACCTGACCTGAAGGGCCGACATCCGA
It contains:
- a CDS encoding phosphoketolase family protein, whose amino-acid sequence is MSQQPENTAPDLSLVDAYWRAANYLSAGQIYLLDNPLLDEPLTPEHIKPRLLGHWGTTPGLNFLYAHLNRVINARSQDVLFVTGPGHGGPALLANTWLEGSYTDTHPNVQRDGEGMRKLFRQFSFPGGVPSHVAPEVPGSIHEGGELGYSLAHAFGAAFDNPDLIVACVVGDGEAETGPLAASWHGNKFLDPANDGAVLPILHLNGYKIANPTILARIPHEELDSLLRGYGYAPFYVEGDDSAVLHPRMAEVFDEVFDDIHRIQETARAGDTERPRWPMIVLRTPKGWTGPAEVDGVPVEGTWRAHQVPLGGVRDNPDHLRQLEAWLRSYRPEELFDIDGRPRPELLALAPRGEMRMGALPHANGGLLLRELRMPGTTPYSVEVTKHGTTTSEPTRALGRMLRDVMTLNATEKNFRVFGPDETASNRLDAVFEVTAKQWLAEKLPTDEHLETNGRVVEVLSEHLCQGFLEGYLLTGRHGLFNCYEAFTHIIDSMFNQHAKWLKTHREIDWRRPVASLNYLLSSHVWRQDHNGFSHQDPGFIDHVMNKKAEVVRVYLPADTNTLLSVADHCLRSRDYVNVILSGKNLTPDWLSPEEAALHCARGAGIWEWAGTDDGPTEPDVVLACAGDAPTLEIMAATALLREHLPELRVRVVNVVDLMRLQPETEHPHGMPDHEFDALFTPDKPVLFAYHGYPWLIHRLTYRRTNHHNIHVRGYKEEGTTTTPFDMLVLNDMDRYRLVIDVIDRVPGLGVKAAGLRQRMQDQRTRHHAYIREHGEDLPEIRDWTWPY
- a CDS encoding acetate/propionate family kinase; translated protein: MNVLVVNAGSSSLKLSVLGEDDTVLAQHHVERWDGTPNLDLDLPPVDAVGHRVVHGGTRFTDPVVITPDVRREIAALTDLAPLHQPKALAGIDAARVLFPDVPHVACFDTAFHRTLPAAASTYALPGEWRERWDLRRYGFHGLSHAYVSRRAVELAGSGPRVVTCHLGAGCSLAAVRDGRSVDTTMGFTPLAGLPMATRSGDLDPGLLLHLLDHLTPDELADGLAHHSGLLGLAGHADLRDVHTSAATGDANARLALDVFTHRLRQGIAAMTASLGGLDLLVFTGGIGEHDAELRARAVNGLTFLGLALDREANSTASGDARISPETSRTPIWVVTAREEVEIAAGARTASGSVSAL
- a CDS encoding ArsR/SmtB family transcription factor codes for the protein MPLPLHQAKAEFFRMLGHPVRIRVLELLQDGPKPVRELLADIGIEASSLSAQLAVLRRSGMVTATRDGTTVVYALTSDDVAELLRVARKVLTGLLAGRNELLAMLREEERA
- a CDS encoding SulP family inorganic anion transporter encodes the protein MTTFLPARADWSGATRRDLVAGVTVAIVALPLALGFGVASGLGAASGLVTAVVAGALAAVFGGSSLQVSGPTGAMTVVLVPIVARYGVDGVLTVGLLAGVLLVLLAVARAGRYMRYVPVPVVEGFTIGIAAVIALQQAPAALGVPTPGEDHVVLAAVAAVGNFVAAPHWEAVALAGGVAAVMLIGARWRPGVPFSLPAVVVATVLAQWAALPVTTIGALPRVLPAPSLGFLDFGALWSLLPSAVAVAALAALESLLSAAVADGMSVNQRHDPDRELFGQGLANLVAPLFGGVPATAAIARTAVNVRSGATSRLAALTHAVVLLLIVLVAAPWVAGVPLAVLAGVLLATAVRMIEVGSVRALARAGRPDAAVLALTAVATLALDLVTAVIVGLVLAGVFALRAVSRTARLEEVPLEPGDHREEERALLAQHIVAYRLDGPLLFAAAHRFLLELTEIAPVAVVILRMSRLSAVDATGVQVLRDAVRRLEHRGVTVLVSGVRDEHRRALGTVDLRVFDHTPDAIAHARSLLRERNVLP
- a CDS encoding DUF6544 family protein yields the protein MTSTIHAGPVTADDIADLPEPAQRYLRFTRVLGRPADVSFHATTHGFFRTRPNRDWIACTSEQRNNATGLARDFRMRLKLAHVVPVRAEDLYKNGHGRMRATALGLFPVADGEGREFDLGELVTFLDDAVLLAPSMLLRLPVEWTAIDEHTFGLTVTDHDNTVTAHVTVDDRGAPREFSTEDRWADLPEGLVRTRWSTPVDGWCLVAGRMRPRRGTAVWHLPDGPFAYAQFDYTNADITYSTVPE
- a CDS encoding globin domain-containing protein, with product MLSAAFAEVVHATLPVVRDHAVEITDVFHPSMFAAHPELLDLFNQSNQAGGQQHVALASAVVAFAEHLLDHIARTDPTRRVVAHAERPSDRHALRAAADVLTWYEDGDGGRPGLIDVGAVPLPEDLPPTCAARCRSRATCATVCCAGCAGRPRPLRGVRPGVVDSANGSPA
- a CDS encoding DoxX family membrane protein; this translates as MTTVSHSGARTRATARAAATTAVRADAGAIALAVLRITTGFVFLWAFLDKAFGLGYATKAANAWINGGSPTKGFLSRVAVGPFESTFHAMAGAWWADWLFMLGLLAIGIAVIAGIGLRPAAIAGTLVMLLMWAAEWPLAQFTSAGEPSMSTNPIVDYHIIYAAALIAVALTGAGATWGLGRRWATLPVIRDHAWLR